The DNA segment TCGTCCTCGGGATCGCCCTCTTCGTCGCCCGCCGTGAGAGCGTCGGGGCGCTGTTCGCCCGCTCGGCACGGACGGTTCGCGACGCGATGTGAGGACTTCGGCGGCCCGACCGATCACACCGTACTCGGTACGACGGCCGATCGAAACGACTCGCCGACGCGTGCCGTCGAGGGAACACTGATAGGCCTGTCCGTGTAACCTCCGCGACATGGAGACGACGAACCCGGCGACGAACGAACGAATCGACACCTACGAGGCCGATTCGGCGGACGACGTCGATGCGGCGCTCGACCGCGCGACCGACGCGTACGCAGACTGGCGCGACGTTCCGATGCGCGACCGCCAGGAGCTGCTCGTCAACGCGGCGGAAATCCTTCGCGATCGCAAGCGAGAGTTTGCCGAACTGATGACCCGGGAGATGGGCAAACCGATCTCGCAGGCCGAGAGCGAGGTGGAGAAGTGCGCGTGGGGGTGTGAACACTACGCCGAGTACGCCGAAGCCTATCTCGCCGACGAGTACTACCCCAGCCCGCCGGGAACGACGGCCAAGACGCAGTACGACCCGATCGGCCCCGTCCTGGCGGTCATGCCGTGGAACTACCCCTTCTGGCAGGTGTTTCGCTTCGCCGCGCCGTCGCTCGCTGCGGGCAACGTCGGGCTGTTAAAACACGCCTCGAACGTTCCCGGCTGTGCGCTCGCGATCGAGGAGATCTTCCGCGAGGCGGGCTTCCCCGAGGGCGTCTTCCAGTCACTGCTCATCCCCTCCGATCTCGTGGACGACATCGTCGAGGACGAGCGCGTCCGCGCGGCGACGCTCACCGGGAGCGGCCCGGCGGGTCGCGCCGTGGCGCAGACTGCTGGCGACCAGTTGAAACCGACCGTCCTCGAACTCGGCGGGAGCGACCCGTTCGTCGTCTTCGACGACGCCGACCTCGACGCGGCCGCCGAGACCGGCGCACTGGCGCGAAACTTGAACGGCGGTCAGTCCTGTATCGCCGCCAAGCGCTTCATCGTCCACGAGTCCGTCGCCGAGGCGTTCACCGAGAAACTCGTCGACGAGATCGAGGCGCTCACCGTCGGCGATCCGATGGACGAAGACACCGACGTGGGCCCACAGTCGAGCGAGGGGGCGATGGAACACCTCCACGAACAGGTCGAGGCGAGCGTCGAGGCCGGCGCGACCGTTCTCGCGGGCGGCGAACCGATGGACCGGGAGGGCGCGTTCTACCCGCCGACGGTCCTGACCGACATCCCGGCCAACTGTCCGGCCGACAGCGAGGAACTCTTCGGGCCCGTCGCATCGGTCTTCACGGTCGAGGACGAGGCCGAAGCCATCGAGAAGGCCAACGACACGCGCTTCGGACTCGGCGCGTCCATCTGGACCGAAGACCGCGACCGTGGCGAGCGCGTCGCCGGCCGGATCGACGCCGGCTGTACCTTCATCAACCAGCTCACGAAGTCCGACCCGCGCGTCCCCTTCGGCGGCGTCAAGGACTCCGGCTACGGCCGTGAACTCTCGAAGGAGGGCATTCACGAGTTCGTCAACCGCAAGACCGTCTGGATCGAGTGAGCGCCGAGTCCCCGGTCGCTACCCGGCCACTACGCTGGAGGGATTGTTAAATCTGGGCCTATAATTTGTTAATGATGGCTAGATTGGACCGGGTATATGGTAGCTACATTAATAAAAATCCGGCACCTAGGCAGATTCAATGACTTCGACGGACGACAACCCGCCCGATCCTGACCCGGCCGTCGCCGAGTTCTCGGTCCCCGAGATGGATTGTCCCTCCTGTGCGGGGAAGGTCGAGAACGCGCTGGGTGGTGTCGATGGCATCTCCGAGGCCGACCTGCGGCCGACGACCGGCTCGGTCTCGGTCGCGTACGACGCCGAGAACACCACTGACGCGGAGATCGCCGGCGCTATCGAGGGTGCCGGATACGCGGTAGCCGACTCGGCCGGCGATAGTGCGCCGACCACCGGCGGCGAAGCCGGCGCAGGCGCACCCAGTGCGGGCGCCGCGGCCAGTGCGAACCCTTCGAACGCCGACGAGTCGCCGGCCATCTGGACGAGTTCGCGCGGGATCAAGACGGGGATCAGCGGCGTCTTCCTCGCACTCGGCCTCCTCTTCGAGTTCTTCCTCCACGGGGCCAACGTCCAGGTCGGGACGCTCGTCGGGACCGATCTCTTCCTCGCGGACGTGCTCTTCCTCGTCGCCGTCGCCGTGGGCGGCCAGGAGATCCTCCGCGGGGGCTACTACTCGGCGAAGCTCCGCAACCTCGACATCGACTTCCTCATGTCGGCCGCGATCGTCGGCGCCCTGCTCGCGAGTCTCGCGTTCGGCGAGGCGCTGTACTTCGAGGCCGCGACGCTTGCATTCCTCTTCAGCGTCGCCGAACTCCTGGAGACGGCCTCGATGGACCGGGCGCGCAACTCCCTGCGGGAGTTGATGGACCTCTCGCCGGACGAGGCGACCGTGCGGCGCGACGGCGAGAGAGTGACGGTTCCCGTCGAGGCGGTCGACGTGGGCGACGTCGTCCTCGTCAAACCCGGCGAGAAGATCCCGACCGATGGCACGGTCGTCAACGGCGAGAGCAGCGATGGATCGGAGATCCCTCGAGCGAACGGGGAACCCGTGAGCGCCGTCAACCAGGCGCCGATCACGGGCGAGAGCGTCCCCGTCGACAAGACCGACGGTGACGAAGTCTACGCCGGGACGATCAACGAGGGTGGCTACCTCGAAGTGTCGGTCACGGCGGCGGCCGGCGACGACACGCTCTCGCGGATCGTTGCCATGGTCGAGGACGCCCAGGCGAACAAGACCGAGCGCGAGCAGTTCGTCGAGCGTTTCGCGGACTACTACACGCCCGTCGTCGTCGCCTTCGCGATCGTCGTCACGCTCGCCAGTCCCGCCG comes from the Halovivax cerinus genome and includes:
- a CDS encoding NAD-dependent succinate-semialdehyde dehydrogenase: METTNPATNERIDTYEADSADDVDAALDRATDAYADWRDVPMRDRQELLVNAAEILRDRKREFAELMTREMGKPISQAESEVEKCAWGCEHYAEYAEAYLADEYYPSPPGTTAKTQYDPIGPVLAVMPWNYPFWQVFRFAAPSLAAGNVGLLKHASNVPGCALAIEEIFREAGFPEGVFQSLLIPSDLVDDIVEDERVRAATLTGSGPAGRAVAQTAGDQLKPTVLELGGSDPFVVFDDADLDAAAETGALARNLNGGQSCIAAKRFIVHESVAEAFTEKLVDEIEALTVGDPMDEDTDVGPQSSEGAMEHLHEQVEASVEAGATVLAGGEPMDREGAFYPPTVLTDIPANCPADSEELFGPVASVFTVEDEAEAIEKANDTRFGLGASIWTEDRDRGERVAGRIDAGCTFINQLTKSDPRVPFGGVKDSGYGRELSKEGIHEFVNRKTVWIE